The following coding sequences lie in one Arthrobacter sp. SLBN-122 genomic window:
- a CDS encoding ROK family glucokinase: MYGPLSGDQAGPLKRPAPWRRRPASYRAGQLHGGVGGHLRLGRKGLAIGIDIGGTKVAAGVVDAEGRILNEARRSTPGTDPRAVEQVIVELVEELGRGHRIWSVGIGAAGWMDLAGGTVLFSPHLAWRNEPLRENLQRLLRRPVLLTNDADAAAWAEWRFGAGQGEDRLVCITLGTGIGGAMVMDGRVERGRFGVAGEFGHQIIVPGGHRCECGNRGCWEQYASGNALGREARLLARSNSPMAQDLLAAVGGHPDAITGAVVTELALAGDPASRELIEEVGEWLGLGLANLAAALDPGLFVIGGGLCSAGDLLVEPARKAFARNLTGRGFRPAAGIELAALGPNAGLIGAADLSRVSSRVRN; encoded by the coding sequence ATGTACGGACCCTTGTCCGGCGATCAGGCCGGCCCCCTCAAAAGACCAGCGCCGTGGCGCCGCCGTCCCGCTTCGTACCGTGCCGGGCAGCTGCACGGCGGCGTCGGCGGACACCTTCGCCTTGGCCGCAAGGGACTTGCCATCGGGATCGACATCGGGGGAACGAAGGTGGCCGCCGGCGTGGTGGACGCCGAAGGCAGGATCCTCAATGAGGCACGGCGTTCCACCCCGGGAACGGATCCACGGGCAGTGGAGCAGGTCATCGTGGAACTGGTGGAGGAGCTGGGCCGGGGGCACCGCATCTGGTCAGTGGGCATCGGTGCTGCGGGGTGGATGGACCTGGCCGGTGGAACCGTGCTTTTCAGCCCGCACCTTGCCTGGCGCAATGAACCGCTGCGCGAGAACCTCCAGCGGCTCCTGCGCCGTCCGGTGCTGCTGACCAACGACGCCGATGCTGCGGCCTGGGCCGAGTGGCGCTTCGGCGCGGGGCAGGGGGAGGACCGGCTGGTTTGCATCACGCTGGGCACCGGCATCGGGGGTGCCATGGTGATGGACGGCAGGGTGGAACGTGGCCGGTTCGGCGTGGCAGGGGAGTTCGGCCACCAGATCATCGTGCCCGGCGGCCACCGGTGCGAGTGCGGCAACCGCGGATGCTGGGAACAGTACGCGTCCGGCAACGCCCTGGGCCGGGAAGCCAGGCTCCTCGCCCGGTCCAATTCGCCGATGGCGCAGGACCTGCTGGCAGCCGTGGGCGGACATCCCGACGCCATCACCGGAGCGGTCGTCACCGAACTGGCCCTGGCCGGAGATCCCGCGTCACGGGAGCTGATCGAGGAAGTAGGCGAATGGCTGGGCCTGGGGCTGGCCAACCTGGCGGCCGCGCTGGACCCGGGCCTCTTCGTGATCGGTGGCGGCCTCTGCTCAGCCGGTGACCTGCTGGTGGAGCCGGCCCGCAAAGCGTTCGCCCGGAACCTGACGGGCCGCGGCTTCCGCCCGGCCGCAGGAATAGAGCTGGCCGCACTTGGCCCCAACGCTGGGCTCATCGGCGCCGCAGATCTGTCGCGGGTCAGCAGCCGCGTCCGCAATTGA
- a CDS encoding alpha/beta hydrolase, giving the protein MTSGPDHSPFSSAFSGEGARTGVVLSHGFTGSPHGLRAWAMAFAAAGFAVRMPLLPGHGTSWQDLARTRWQQWHGALDDAFLELDAECDQVFAAGLSMGGALALRLAATRPVAGVLLVNPGLVIDDPRASLAGLLKLVLRSTPSIGNDILKAGVDEGAYARTPVAAAHELNKMFKDTVRLLPRVTAPVQVYRSTVDHVVSDASMDVLRRGLANAPLEVVRLENSYHVATLDNDADRIFEGSVDFVRRMLESGPPGPGREVRSEQA; this is encoded by the coding sequence ATGACGTCCGGCCCGGACCACAGCCCCTTCAGCAGCGCCTTCAGCGGCGAGGGGGCCCGCACCGGCGTTGTCCTCTCCCATGGCTTCACGGGAAGCCCCCACGGCCTGCGCGCCTGGGCCATGGCATTCGCCGCGGCCGGATTCGCCGTCCGGATGCCGCTGTTGCCCGGCCACGGGACCAGCTGGCAGGACCTTGCGCGGACCCGCTGGCAGCAATGGCACGGCGCCCTGGACGACGCTTTCCTGGAACTGGACGCCGAGTGCGACCAGGTCTTCGCGGCAGGACTGAGCATGGGCGGGGCGCTGGCCCTGCGCCTAGCCGCTACCCGCCCCGTCGCGGGGGTGCTCCTGGTTAATCCAGGCCTGGTAATTGATGATCCCCGCGCATCGCTGGCCGGACTCCTCAAGCTGGTCCTGAGGAGCACCCCGTCCATTGGCAATGACATCCTCAAAGCCGGGGTGGACGAGGGCGCGTATGCCCGCACCCCTGTGGCCGCAGCCCACGAGCTCAACAAGATGTTCAAGGACACCGTCCGGCTCCTCCCCCGCGTTACAGCGCCTGTCCAGGTGTACCGCTCAACTGTGGACCACGTGGTGTCCGACGCCAGCATGGATGTCCTGCGGCGCGGGCTGGCCAACGCTCCCCTGGAAGTGGTCCGGCTTGAGAACAGCTACCACGTCGCCACCCTTGATAATGACGCCGACCGTATCTTTGAAGGGTCGGTGGACTTTGTCCGGCGCATGCTGGAGTCCGGGCCGCCGGGACCGGGACGGGAGGTCCGCAGTGAACAGGCCTGA
- a CDS encoding alpha/beta hydrolase: protein MTESSTPSRPAAFSYPGHGANARTGVAICHGFTGSPLSIMPWAQHLAELGYAVSVPLLPGHGTDWRQLARTGWKDWYRSYEESFLELAGRTDTCFTAGLSMGGAIALLAASRHPVAGVSVVNPGLSFYDRRVRVIGLLKYFQRTTVPIQEDQTGAPATDDGDYSLTPLAAVHELKKLFGAAVRGLPRVDAPVQVFKSRTDAVVPPTSLALLRRGLGGNLAEVIGLASSGHVATLDVDAPAIFAGSADFVAAHARRTSSLETT, encoded by the coding sequence ATGACTGAAAGCAGCACCCCGTCCCGTCCAGCCGCTTTCAGCTATCCAGGCCACGGCGCCAATGCACGCACCGGAGTGGCCATCTGCCACGGATTCACCGGCAGCCCGCTGAGCATCATGCCGTGGGCGCAGCACCTGGCGGAGCTTGGGTATGCCGTGTCCGTCCCCCTCCTGCCCGGCCACGGCACGGACTGGCGCCAGCTTGCCCGGACCGGCTGGAAGGACTGGTACCGCAGCTACGAGGAGTCATTCCTCGAGCTGGCAGGGCGGACCGACACCTGCTTCACCGCCGGCCTGTCCATGGGCGGTGCCATCGCACTGCTGGCCGCGTCCCGCCACCCGGTCGCAGGGGTGAGCGTGGTCAACCCGGGCCTGAGCTTTTATGACCGGCGGGTGCGGGTCATCGGCCTCCTTAAGTACTTCCAGCGGACCACCGTCCCGATCCAGGAGGACCAGACCGGGGCACCAGCGACCGACGACGGCGACTATTCACTGACACCGCTTGCTGCCGTGCATGAGCTCAAGAAACTCTTCGGAGCAGCAGTGCGCGGACTGCCCCGCGTGGACGCCCCCGTGCAGGTCTTCAAGTCGCGCACCGATGCCGTTGTTCCGCCTACGTCGCTGGCGCTGCTGCGCAGAGGGCTGGGCGGGAACCTCGCGGAAGTGATCGGCCTTGCCAGCAGCGGACATGTGGCTACTCTGGACGTTGACGCGCCCGCAATTTTCGCCGGGTCGGCAGATTTCGTCGCCGCCCACGCCCGCCGAACCAGCAGCTTGGAGACGACATGA
- a CDS encoding lysophospholipid acyltransferase family protein, with the protein MFYWVMKRIFLGPVIKLLFRPWVKGLDNIPAQGAAIIASNHLSFSDSIFMPLMVRRPVVFLAKSEYFTGTGIKGRLTAAFFRLTNQLPMDRSGGAASAASLNAGMEVLNAGGLLGIYPEGTRSPDARLYRGKVGVARLALEAGVPVIPVAMIGTDKVQPIGKRLPNIRRIGMIFGEPLDFSQYREQAEDRTVQRQVTDDIMTHLMKLSGQEYVDEYAAVVKLRLAGKHGEPVAVAEPLAIPVASEGRFVQDPGSGSPAATRSGAGDGAVEDDAGTSAAG; encoded by the coding sequence GTGTTCTATTGGGTCATGAAAAGGATCTTCCTCGGTCCGGTGATCAAGCTGCTGTTCCGGCCGTGGGTCAAGGGCCTGGACAACATTCCGGCGCAGGGGGCCGCCATCATCGCCTCCAACCACCTGTCGTTTTCCGACTCAATCTTCATGCCGCTCATGGTGCGCCGGCCCGTGGTCTTCCTGGCAAAGTCGGAATACTTCACGGGTACGGGAATCAAGGGCAGGCTGACGGCCGCGTTCTTCCGCCTCACCAACCAGCTGCCCATGGACCGGTCCGGAGGCGCTGCCTCCGCCGCATCCCTGAACGCCGGCATGGAAGTCCTCAATGCAGGCGGCCTGCTGGGCATCTACCCCGAGGGCACCCGCAGCCCCGACGCGCGCTTGTACCGGGGCAAAGTGGGCGTGGCCAGGCTGGCCCTGGAGGCGGGTGTCCCGGTGATTCCGGTTGCCATGATCGGCACGGACAAGGTGCAGCCCATCGGCAAGCGGCTGCCCAACATCCGCAGGATCGGGATGATTTTCGGTGAACCGCTGGACTTCAGCCAATACCGGGAGCAGGCGGAGGACAGGACAGTCCAGCGCCAGGTCACCGACGACATCATGACCCACCTGATGAAACTGTCCGGGCAGGAATACGTGGACGAATACGCCGCCGTGGTGAAGCTCCGGCTCGCCGGCAAGCATGGAGAACCCGTGGCCGTTGCCGAGCCTCTTGCCATCCCCGTGGCGTCCGAAGGCAGGTTTGTCCAGGACCCCGGGTCCGGCAGTCCGGCCGCCACGCGCTCCGGTGCCGGGGACGGCGCCGTGGAGGACGACGCCGGCACGTCAGCGGCGGGCTAG
- a CDS encoding class II 3-deoxy-7-phosphoheptulonate synthase, which produces MTELSAKPAFSLSSTAQSGAANYPGLDHWRDLPISQQPSWQDRDVFEASVKELSALPPLVFAGEVDVLRERLAAAAQGKAFLLQGGDCAETFEAATADKISARVKTILQMAVVLTYGAAMPVIKMGRMAGQFAKPRSSNDETRNGVTLPAYRGDIVNGYDFTPESRGHDASRMLRAYHTSASTLNLIRAFTQGGFADLRSVHQWNKGFTENPAHARYESLARDIDRAIKFMASCGADFEALKRVEFFASHEALLLDYERALTRIDSRTGFPYDTSAHFLWIGERTRELDHAHVDFLSRVRNPIGVKLGPSTTGDDALRLIDKLDPEREPGRLTFITRMGAGNIREKLPAVVEKVTASGAQVLWVTDPMHGNTVTSPNGYKTRNFDDVIDEVRGFFEVHHGLGTVPGGLHVEMTGDDVAECLGGADPIDQEAFLDRYESVCDPRLNHMQSLEMAFLVAGALAKH; this is translated from the coding sequence GTGACTGAGCTATCTGCAAAACCCGCCTTTTCGCTGTCCAGCACCGCCCAGAGCGGAGCCGCCAACTATCCCGGACTGGACCACTGGCGGGACCTTCCCATCTCCCAGCAGCCCAGCTGGCAGGACCGGGATGTTTTCGAGGCGTCGGTAAAGGAACTGTCCGCCCTCCCGCCGCTGGTGTTCGCCGGCGAAGTGGACGTGCTGCGTGAGCGCCTGGCTGCTGCTGCCCAGGGCAAGGCGTTCCTGCTGCAGGGCGGTGACTGCGCTGAAACCTTCGAGGCCGCCACGGCTGACAAGATCAGCGCCCGGGTCAAGACCATCCTCCAGATGGCGGTGGTGCTCACCTACGGCGCAGCGATGCCCGTCATCAAGATGGGCCGGATGGCGGGCCAGTTCGCCAAGCCCCGCTCCTCCAATGACGAAACCCGTAACGGGGTTACCCTGCCCGCCTACCGAGGCGACATCGTCAACGGCTACGACTTCACCCCCGAGTCACGCGGGCACGACGCATCCAGGATGCTGCGCGCCTACCACACCTCCGCCTCCACACTGAACCTGATCCGGGCCTTCACGCAGGGTGGTTTTGCGGATCTGCGTTCCGTGCACCAGTGGAACAAGGGCTTCACCGAAAATCCTGCCCACGCCCGCTACGAGTCGCTGGCGCGGGACATCGACCGGGCCATCAAGTTCATGGCGTCCTGCGGCGCCGATTTCGAAGCACTCAAGCGGGTGGAGTTCTTCGCAAGCCACGAGGCCCTGCTGCTCGATTACGAACGCGCGCTGACCCGCATCGACTCCCGCACCGGCTTCCCCTACGACACCTCAGCGCACTTCCTCTGGATCGGGGAGCGCACCCGCGAGCTGGACCACGCCCACGTTGATTTCCTGTCACGGGTGCGCAACCCCATCGGCGTCAAGCTCGGGCCGTCCACCACCGGTGATGACGCCCTCCGCCTCATCGACAAGCTGGACCCGGAGCGCGAACCCGGCCGGCTTACCTTCATCACCCGCATGGGTGCCGGAAACATCCGCGAAAAGCTGCCGGCCGTCGTCGAAAAGGTCACCGCTTCCGGCGCCCAGGTCCTCTGGGTCACGGACCCCATGCACGGCAACACCGTCACGTCGCCCAACGGTTACAAGACGCGCAATTTCGACGACGTCATTGACGAGGTGCGCGGCTTCTTCGAGGTGCACCACGGGCTGGGGACCGTGCCGGGCGGCCTGCACGTCGAGATGACCGGTGACGACGTCGCCGAGTGCCTGGGCGGCGCGGACCCGATCGACCAGGAGGCCTTCCTGGACCGCTACGAGTCGGTCTGCGATCCCCGCCTGAACCACATGCAGTCGCTTGAGATGGCGTTCCTGGTGGCCGGCGCCCTCGCCAAGCACTAG
- the pknB gene encoding Stk1 family PASTA domain-containing Ser/Thr kinase translates to MQEHVSDPVAGTLVDNRYAVTSRLARGGMSTVYLAVDQRLDREVALKVLHPHLAADENFLDRLGREAKAAARLSHPHVVGVLDQGNDGTTAYLVMEYIKGHTLRDVIRDRGALPPRLALALVDPVVEGLGAAHAAGFIHRDVKPENVLIADDGRIKIGDFGLARAVTSSTSTGALIGTVAYISPELVLGKPADARSDVYSVGIMLYEMLTGRQPFEGEVPIQVAYQHVNGTVGPPSALVPGLAGEVDELVQWCTANDPEKRPVDGSALLQELRHIRTNLTDAELDLQPPAATAAASQHQTEVLARGNNPTTLMPPSRPAPAYPPGRRPEAPVRPGAAGPAAQADYRQRPGLALPDDDDADSAWSPPPPRLGKRAQRRADKEGEKLRALAAATPARTLHEGNPRRRGVLWVLVLIIAALLATGAGWFFGMGPGAAAAIPAVANKTVAQAQQLLGGVGFRSTTSDVFDDQVPTGLVVGTDPAAGTEIRKFQPVSLLVSKGPQLFPLPKLTGGTLAEAKNSLNADQMALGTVTEQFDEKAAAGTVLSQEPAAGTPARHGTPVAIVVSKGPQPIPVPSVVGKSADDAVAAVKAAGLTAEVAPDKVFDRKIPAGAVVSQSPANGTLTRGGTVTLTISKGPKMVAVPSYIGKQAADARKALEALGFEVRVNNILGGFFGTVRDQSPVNKEVPEGSVITITVV, encoded by the coding sequence GTGCAGGAACACGTGTCAGACCCAGTTGCAGGGACGCTGGTGGACAACCGCTATGCAGTCACCTCCAGGCTTGCCCGCGGCGGAATGTCCACTGTCTACCTGGCCGTAGACCAGCGGCTGGACCGCGAAGTGGCGCTGAAGGTGTTGCACCCCCACCTCGCTGCGGACGAAAACTTCCTGGACCGGCTGGGCCGGGAGGCGAAGGCTGCCGCCCGGTTGTCCCATCCGCACGTGGTGGGTGTCCTGGACCAGGGCAACGACGGCACCACCGCCTACCTCGTCATGGAGTACATCAAGGGCCACACGCTAAGGGACGTCATCAGGGACAGGGGTGCCCTGCCGCCCCGGCTGGCGCTGGCGCTGGTCGATCCCGTGGTGGAGGGGCTGGGTGCAGCACACGCCGCGGGTTTCATCCACCGTGATGTGAAGCCCGAAAACGTCCTGATCGCCGATGACGGCAGAATTAAGATTGGTGACTTTGGCCTGGCGCGTGCCGTCACCAGCTCAACCAGCACGGGGGCACTGATCGGAACCGTTGCCTATATCTCGCCGGAACTGGTGCTTGGGAAGCCGGCGGATGCGCGCAGCGACGTCTATTCCGTGGGCATCATGCTGTACGAGATGTTGACCGGCAGGCAGCCGTTCGAGGGTGAAGTGCCCATCCAGGTGGCCTACCAGCACGTCAACGGAACGGTGGGCCCGCCATCGGCCCTGGTGCCTGGGCTCGCCGGGGAAGTGGACGAACTGGTGCAGTGGTGTACTGCCAATGATCCGGAGAAACGCCCGGTGGACGGCAGCGCGCTGCTGCAGGAACTGCGCCACATCCGGACCAACCTCACTGATGCCGAACTGGACCTGCAGCCTCCTGCCGCCACTGCCGCCGCTTCCCAGCACCAAACAGAGGTCCTGGCCCGCGGCAACAACCCCACGACTCTGATGCCTCCTTCCCGGCCCGCGCCTGCCTACCCGCCCGGACGGCGGCCGGAGGCACCGGTCCGGCCGGGAGCGGCAGGCCCTGCCGCCCAGGCAGACTACCGGCAGCGTCCGGGGCTGGCATTGCCCGACGACGACGATGCCGACAGCGCATGGTCTCCCCCGCCGCCGCGGCTGGGCAAACGGGCCCAGCGCCGGGCGGACAAGGAAGGCGAGAAGCTTCGTGCCCTGGCCGCCGCCACGCCGGCGCGTACGCTGCATGAAGGAAATCCCCGCCGCCGTGGTGTCCTGTGGGTCCTGGTCCTCATCATCGCTGCACTCCTGGCCACGGGTGCCGGATGGTTCTTCGGAATGGGCCCGGGGGCTGCTGCCGCCATACCGGCTGTGGCCAACAAGACGGTGGCGCAGGCCCAGCAGTTGCTGGGAGGGGTGGGCTTCCGGTCCACCACGAGCGACGTTTTCGACGACCAGGTGCCCACAGGACTGGTGGTAGGCACGGATCCCGCTGCCGGGACGGAAATCCGGAAGTTCCAGCCCGTCTCCCTGCTGGTTTCAAAGGGTCCGCAGCTCTTCCCCTTGCCCAAACTCACCGGTGGAACACTGGCAGAGGCAAAGAACTCCCTTAACGCCGACCAGATGGCATTGGGCACTGTCACGGAACAGTTCGACGAGAAGGCAGCAGCGGGCACCGTGCTGTCGCAGGAACCTGCTGCCGGCACCCCTGCCCGGCACGGCACGCCCGTGGCGATTGTCGTTTCCAAGGGCCCACAGCCCATCCCGGTCCCCTCTGTGGTCGGGAAGTCCGCGGATGACGCCGTGGCCGCGGTCAAGGCAGCAGGGCTTACGGCAGAAGTCGCCCCGGACAAAGTATTCGACCGCAAGATCCCGGCGGGGGCCGTCGTTAGCCAGTCCCCTGCCAACGGAACCCTGACCCGTGGCGGCACTGTCACCCTGACCATTTCCAAGGGCCCCAAGATGGTGGCGGTGCCAAGCTACATCGGCAAGCAGGCAGCCGACGCCCGCAAGGCACTGGAAGCCCTGGGCTTCGAGGTCCGCGTGAACAACATCCTGGGCGGCTTCTTCGGCACGGTCCGGGACCAGTCACCGGTGAACAAAGAAGTTCCGGAAGGCTCCGTCATCACCATCACGGTGGTGTAA
- a CDS encoding lytic transglycosylase domain-containing protein yields MTTSRSPKQPPKPSLPMIAATTAALPAVVLSSLALAQPAAAQQPARNIPSSLAAAMKAQAAAKAAGAVIPAAVVSTTIPAAFQPAQPAAPAEYTIVRGDTVSAIAGRFGLETGEILKLNNLQANTIIYPGQKLKLSGSAPAAPAPAPAPAAAPAAPSPAGGATYTVKPGDTLGAIAAKHNVALSDVFAWNNLSMRSIIYPGQKIKVGGGDPAPAPAAPAPAAPAPLAATSAPATGSYTIKAGDTLSAIASRNGVKLADLLSANKLGMTSIIYPGSKLVIPGASAQPAPAAPQAPAAPLVPSSFLGFSYPAAVVSSANENKALLNASPVPSREEMKNIVTDTARRMGVDPSLALAFAFQESGFNQRAVSPANAIGTMQVIPSSGQWASDLVGRKLNLLDPYDNATAGVAIIRQLLATSKDQDTAIAGYYQGQYSVSKYGMYDDTKAYLAAIKAHQKNFS; encoded by the coding sequence ATGACGACGTCCCGCTCGCCCAAGCAGCCCCCCAAGCCGAGTCTGCCCATGATTGCCGCCACCACTGCGGCACTGCCAGCGGTCGTATTGTCATCATTGGCCCTTGCCCAGCCTGCCGCCGCACAGCAGCCGGCCCGGAACATCCCCAGCAGCCTTGCAGCAGCAATGAAGGCCCAGGCTGCAGCAAAGGCGGCGGGAGCAGTGATCCCCGCTGCTGTTGTCTCCACCACCATTCCGGCGGCCTTCCAGCCCGCGCAGCCGGCGGCTCCCGCGGAGTACACGATTGTCCGCGGCGACACGGTCAGCGCCATCGCCGGCCGCTTCGGCCTCGAAACCGGGGAAATCCTTAAGCTGAACAACCTCCAGGCGAACACCATCATTTACCCCGGCCAGAAACTCAAGCTGTCCGGCTCGGCCCCGGCTGCCCCTGCGCCCGCTCCTGCCCCGGCGGCTGCCCCGGCAGCTCCTTCCCCAGCAGGCGGGGCAACCTACACGGTGAAACCGGGCGACACCCTGGGTGCCATCGCTGCAAAGCACAACGTGGCCCTGTCCGACGTCTTCGCCTGGAACAACCTCTCCATGCGCTCCATCATCTACCCGGGGCAGAAGATCAAGGTGGGGGGCGGCGACCCTGCCCCTGCCCCCGCAGCCCCCGCCCCCGCCGCGCCGGCGCCGCTCGCAGCCACCTCAGCACCGGCAACGGGTTCCTACACGATCAAAGCCGGCGACACGCTCTCGGCGATTGCTTCCCGGAACGGCGTGAAGCTCGCGGACCTGCTCTCCGCGAACAAGCTGGGCATGACCAGCATCATCTACCCCGGCAGCAAGCTGGTGATTCCGGGCGCGTCCGCCCAGCCGGCTCCTGCCGCGCCGCAGGCTCCCGCCGCTCCCCTGGTCCCGAGCTCCTTCCTGGGTTTCAGCTACCCGGCCGCCGTGGTCAGCTCGGCGAATGAAAACAAGGCACTGCTGAATGCCTCGCCCGTTCCCTCCCGGGAGGAAATGAAGAACATCGTGACGGACACCGCACGCCGGATGGGGGTGGATCCTTCCCTGGCCCTTGCCTTCGCCTTCCAGGAGTCGGGTTTCAACCAGCGTGCCGTGTCACCGGCCAACGCCATCGGCACCATGCAGGTCATCCCGAGTTCCGGGCAGTGGGCGTCGGACCTGGTGGGACGGAAGCTGAACCTCCTGGACCCGTACGACAACGCCACGGCCGGCGTCGCCATCATCCGGCAGCTGCTGGCAACCAGCAAGGACCAGGACACCGCTATTGCGGGTTACTACCAGGGCCAGTACTCAGTGAGCAAGTACGGCATGTACGACGACACCAAGGCCTACCTCGCCGCCATCAAGGCACACCAGAAGAACTTCAGCTGA
- a CDS encoding Rv2175c family DNA-binding protein has protein sequence MNNVENLVGEWLPLPDVARLLDVSVTKVHSLIDEHALAALRVGERKIRSVPAEFIQDGQVVDSLKGTIVVLADAGYSDEDLIVWLFTADESLRGRPIDALREGRKTEIRRRAQTLAW, from the coding sequence GTGAATAATGTAGAAAACCTGGTGGGCGAGTGGTTGCCGCTGCCCGACGTAGCCCGTTTATTGGATGTTTCCGTCACCAAGGTCCACAGCCTGATCGATGAACACGCCCTCGCGGCATTGCGCGTTGGGGAACGGAAGATCCGGTCGGTTCCCGCGGAATTCATCCAGGACGGCCAGGTAGTGGACAGCCTCAAGGGGACCATCGTGGTGCTGGCAGATGCCGGCTATTCGGACGAAGACCTTATCGTGTGGCTTTTTACCGCCGACGAGTCACTGCGCGGCCGCCCTATTGATGCCCTCCGGGAAGGCCGCAAGACCGAAATCCGGCGCAGGGCCCAGACCTTGGCCTGGTAA
- a CDS encoding polyprenyl synthetase family protein has product MTAAEQLRNEQADFVAGVAGELTSFLTARQSVMSGISPDIEPIMGSISNLVTGGKRLRALMCYWGWRGAGGEAGASQVVTAGAALELFQAAALIHDDIIDRSDTRRGGPSVHRRFSQLHTSQGWALDSERFGQAAAILAGDLCLSFSEEAFTDIGERAASGSRARLIFNLMRAEVMAGQYLDILEEVAGPVRDRAGAVGRAQSIIRFKSAKYSTEHPLALGGALAGASNDLLRGYSSFALPLGEAFQLRDDVLGVFGDPLTTGKPAGDDLREGKRTVLVALALDQASPEESAFIDASLGRPDLSESDIVEIRRIIEDSGALQATEVLINEFGSAAFDALDGLELEELPKNALRRLAEATVSRAS; this is encoded by the coding sequence GTGACCGCCGCAGAGCAGTTGCGGAATGAACAGGCTGATTTCGTGGCCGGGGTTGCCGGCGAGCTGACCAGCTTCCTCACAGCACGCCAGTCGGTCATGTCCGGCATTTCCCCGGATATTGAGCCCATCATGGGATCAATTTCGAACTTGGTGACGGGCGGCAAACGACTGCGTGCCCTGATGTGCTACTGGGGTTGGCGGGGTGCCGGCGGGGAGGCCGGGGCCAGCCAGGTGGTCACGGCCGGTGCGGCGCTTGAGCTGTTCCAGGCCGCCGCCCTGATCCACGACGACATCATCGACCGTTCGGACACCCGGCGGGGCGGCCCCAGCGTCCACCGCCGCTTCAGCCAGCTGCATACTTCACAGGGCTGGGCACTGGACAGCGAACGGTTTGGCCAGGCGGCCGCCATCCTGGCGGGGGACCTTTGCCTGTCCTTCAGCGAGGAGGCGTTCACCGATATCGGCGAGCGGGCGGCATCCGGAAGCAGGGCCAGGCTGATCTTTAACCTGATGCGCGCCGAGGTCATGGCCGGACAGTACCTGGACATCCTGGAAGAAGTGGCCGGTCCGGTCCGGGACCGCGCGGGGGCCGTTGGCAGGGCACAGTCCATCATCAGGTTCAAGAGCGCCAAGTACTCCACAGAGCACCCACTGGCGTTGGGCGGAGCCCTGGCCGGCGCGTCCAATGACCTGCTCCGCGGCTACTCCTCGTTCGCCCTGCCGCTCGGCGAAGCGTTCCAGCTCCGCGACGACGTCCTGGGCGTGTTCGGGGATCCGCTCACCACAGGCAAGCCGGCCGGCGACGATTTGCGTGAAGGGAAGCGGACCGTTCTGGTGGCCCTGGCGCTGGACCAGGCTTCGCCGGAAGAGTCCGCCTTCATTGATGCCAGCCTCGGCAGGCCGGACCTGTCCGAATCCGACATCGTCGAAATCCGCCGGATTATCGAGGATTCCGGGGCTCTGCAGGCCACCGAAGTCCTTATTAATGAATTCGGCTCGGCAGCATTTGATGCCCTTGACGGGCTTGAATTGGAAGAGTTGCCCAAGAATGCCCTGCGGAGGCTGGCTGAAGCGACCGTCAGCCGAGCCTCCTGA